Proteins encoded within one genomic window of Thermus oshimai DSM 12092:
- a CDS encoding ABC transporter permease: MTAYILRRVLYLIPTFFGATFLAFLIIQMAPGDYLTQLELDPKVTPETIARLRAQFGLDRPVYEQYLLWMNNLFHLNLGYSFAYQAPVLEVIWPRVLNSMVIVIPSTVLLYLVAIPVGVYGALRPYTLGDRVLSFLAYVGLSVPSFFLALIAIYVLLQIKFATGTLLFPVSGMTSSGFEQMPPLRQILDIAWHAVVPVLVATANDIAGLSRLMRGQMLEVLSQDYIRTARAKGLAERAVIYKHAFRNAVIPFVATLGGLLPGLISGAGFVEVVMAWPGITPFFLDAVANQDLYVIAGFLTVSLVLLMVGNLLSDLLLAWVDPRIRYE; this comes from the coding sequence ATGACCGCCTACATCCTCCGCCGCGTCCTCTACCTCATCCCCACCTTCTTTGGGGCCACCTTCCTGGCCTTCCTCATCATCCAGATGGCCCCGGGGGACTACCTCACCCAGCTGGAACTGGACCCCAAGGTCACCCCGGAGACCATCGCCCGCCTGAGGGCCCAGTTCGGCTTAGACCGCCCCGTTTACGAGCAGTACCTCCTCTGGATGAACAACCTCTTCCACCTGAACCTGGGCTACTCCTTCGCCTACCAGGCCCCGGTTTTGGAGGTCATCTGGCCCCGGGTGCTGAACTCCATGGTCATCGTCATCCCCTCCACGGTCCTCTTGTACCTGGTGGCCATCCCCGTGGGGGTCTACGGGGCCCTCCGCCCCTACACCCTGGGGGACCGGGTCCTCTCCTTCTTGGCCTACGTGGGCCTTTCCGTGCCCAGCTTCTTCCTGGCCCTCATCGCCATCTACGTCCTCCTGCAGATTAAGTTCGCCACCGGCACCCTCCTCTTTCCCGTGTCCGGCATGACCAGCAGCGGCTTTGAGCAGATGCCCCCCCTGCGCCAGATCCTGGACATCGCCTGGCACGCGGTGGTGCCGGTCCTGGTGGCCACGGCCAACGACATCGCCGGGCTTTCCCGCCTCATGCGGGGGCAGATGCTCGAGGTCTTGTCCCAGGACTACATCCGCACCGCCCGGGCCAAGGGCTTGGCCGAGCGGGCGGTGATCTACAAGCACGCCTTCCGCAACGCGGTCATCCCCTTTGTGGCCACCTTGGGGGGCCTCCTCCCCGGCCTCATCTCCGGGGCGGGCTTTGTGGAGGTGGTCATGGCCTGGCCGGGCATCACCCCCTTTTTCCTGGACGCGGTGGCCAACCAGGACCTTTACGTGATCGCCGGGTTCCTCACCGTGAGCCTGGTGCTCCTCATGGTGGGCAACCTGCTTTCCGACCTGCTTCTGGCCTGGGTGGACCCCAGGATCCGCTACGAGTAG
- a CDS encoding ABC transporter permease, producing the protein MTAKPATTRAQLVWHQFRKHRLAVWGGRILLVLYLMAAFAGFFSPYDPNFYELYPPKGNHPPTRIHFRDPETGRLSRPFVYATVRTIDPVTLQPRYQEDPSQGKFYLRFFVRTPEQPYTVFRLFKADLRLFGVDPPGRIFLMGTDNFGRDLFSRIVYGAQVSLTIGILSAVVSFFLGLLLGGIAGYFSGRPFALSLPPRLWRGLGAFFGPLSLLLWLGAALGVLYLAWTFVRITPVRGLWSYGVDGAILLFGLFGAYAVLRKVFREPIRLDPDDLIMRTVEIIAAVPSLFLLISLRAVFPTNIDPLLTFYLVVGLLGFIGWGGLARVVRGIVLSVREMDYVQAARALGASDGRIIARHVLPATASYVIVSLSLTIPGFILGESGLSFLGLGVTEPYTSWGLLLQAAQQGGFASFTDRPWVLWPGFFIFLSILSWNFLGDGLRDAFDPRRRQ; encoded by the coding sequence GTGACCGCTAAACCCGCCACCACCCGCGCCCAGCTGGTCTGGCACCAGTTCCGCAAGCACCGCCTGGCGGTCTGGGGGGGAAGGATCCTCCTCGTCCTCTACCTGATGGCCGCCTTTGCGGGGTTTTTCAGCCCCTACGACCCCAACTTCTACGAGCTCTACCCTCCTAAGGGCAATCATCCCCCCACCCGCATTCACTTCCGGGACCCGGAGACGGGCCGGCTCTCCCGCCCCTTCGTCTACGCCACGGTGCGCACCATTGACCCCGTCACCCTCCAGCCCCGCTACCAGGAGGACCCTTCCCAAGGGAAGTTCTACCTCCGCTTCTTCGTTCGCACCCCGGAGCAGCCCTACACCGTCTTCCGCCTCTTCAAGGCGGACCTCCGCCTCTTCGGGGTGGACCCTCCCGGGCGCATCTTCCTCATGGGCACGGACAACTTCGGCCGTGACCTCTTTAGCCGCATCGTCTACGGGGCCCAGGTCTCCCTCACCATCGGCATCCTCTCCGCGGTGGTCTCCTTCTTCCTAGGCCTTCTCCTTGGGGGCATTGCGGGCTACTTCTCCGGGCGGCCCTTCGCCCTTTCCCTGCCCCCCAGGCTCTGGCGGGGGCTGGGGGCCTTCTTCGGTCCCCTAAGCCTTCTCCTCTGGCTGGGGGCGGCCTTAGGGGTGCTCTACCTGGCCTGGACCTTCGTGCGCATCACCCCGGTGCGGGGGCTTTGGAGCTACGGGGTGGACGGGGCCATCCTCCTCTTTGGCCTCTTTGGGGCTTACGCCGTCCTTCGCAAGGTGTTCCGCGAACCCATCCGTCTGGACCCCGACGACCTCATCATGCGCACCGTGGAGATCATCGCCGCCGTCCCGAGCCTCTTCCTCCTCATCTCCTTAAGGGCCGTCTTCCCCACGAACATCGACCCCCTCCTCACCTTCTACCTGGTGGTGGGCCTTTTGGGCTTCATCGGCTGGGGGGGGCTGGCCCGGGTGGTGCGGGGGATCGTCCTTTCCGTGCGGGAGATGGACTACGTGCAGGCCGCCCGGGCCCTGGGGGCCTCCGACGGGCGCATCATCGCCCGCCACGTGCTCCCCGCCACCGCCAGCTACGTGATCGTGAGCCTTTCCCTCACCATTCCCGGGTTTATCCTGGGGGAGTCGGGGCTTTCCTTCCTGGGGCTTGGGGTCACGGAGCCCTACACCAGCTGGGGGCTCCTCCTCCAGGCGGCCCAGCAGGGGGGGTTTGCCAGCTTCACCGACCGCCCCTGGGTGCTGTGGCCGGGGTTCTTTATCTTCCTTTCTATTTTGTCCTGGAACTTCCTGGGGGATGGGCTTCGGGACGCCTTTGACCCCCGAAGGCGGCAGTAG
- a CDS encoding ABC transporter ATP-binding protein, with the protein MDQNRLLEVKDLKVHFFTDDGVVKAVDGVSFHIDKGETLAVVGESGSGKSVTSLAIMRLIPTPPGRIVGGEILFRGKDGQVKDLTKLSEAEMRRIRGNDIAMIFQEPMTSLNPVYTVGDQIAEAIMLHQGKSRKEAMELAAEMLNLVGIPEPKKRLANYPHQMSGGMRQRVMIAMALSCNPSLLIADEPTTALDVTIQAQILELMKKLQEELKMSILFITHNLGVVAEMADRVVVMYAGRAVEEADVVPLFKDPLHPYTRGLLHSVPRLDLAAEHKERLEAIPGNVPNPLYLPPGCAFHPRCKHYVEGLCDREVPPLEDTGDGRQVRCVRWKEIREVRA; encoded by the coding sequence ATGGACCAAAACCGGCTTTTAGAGGTGAAGGACCTCAAGGTCCACTTCTTCACCGACGACGGGGTGGTGAAGGCGGTGGACGGGGTTTCCTTCCACATCGACAAGGGGGAAACCCTGGCCGTGGTGGGGGAGTCGGGCTCGGGGAAGAGCGTCACCTCCTTGGCCATCATGCGCCTCATCCCTACCCCTCCGGGGCGCATCGTGGGCGGGGAGATCCTCTTCCGGGGGAAGGACGGGCAGGTTAAGGACCTCACCAAGCTCTCCGAGGCGGAGATGCGGAGGATCCGGGGCAACGACATCGCCATGATCTTCCAGGAGCCCATGACCTCCCTGAACCCGGTGTACACGGTGGGGGACCAGATCGCCGAGGCCATCATGCTCCACCAGGGGAAAAGCCGCAAGGAGGCCATGGAGCTGGCGGCGGAGATGCTGAACCTGGTGGGGATTCCCGAGCCCAAAAAGCGCCTCGCCAACTACCCCCACCAGATGTCCGGGGGGATGCGGCAGCGGGTGATGATCGCCATGGCCCTGTCCTGCAACCCCTCCCTCCTCATCGCCGACGAGCCCACCACCGCCTTGGACGTGACCATCCAGGCCCAGATCCTGGAGCTCATGAAGAAGCTCCAGGAGGAGCTCAAGATGAGCATCCTCTTCATCACCCACAACCTGGGGGTGGTGGCGGAGATGGCCGACCGGGTGGTGGTCATGTACGCGGGCCGGGCGGTGGAGGAGGCGGACGTGGTCCCCCTCTTCAAGGACCCCCTCCACCCCTACACCCGGGGCCTCCTCCACTCCGTGCCCCGGCTGGACCTGGCCGCGGAGCACAAGGAGCGCCTCGAGGCCATCCCCGGCAACGTCCCCAACCCCCTCTACCTCCCCCCGGGGTGCGCCTTCCATCCCCGGTGCAAGCACTACGTGGAGGGCCTCTGCGACCGGGAGGTGCCCCCCTTGGAGGACACCGGGGACGGGCGCCAGGTGCGGTGCGTGCGCTGGAAGGAGATCCGGGAGGTTAGGGCATGA
- a CDS encoding ABC transporter ATP-binding protein, which produces MKADNVLVEVKDLQKHFPIRGGILSRVVGSVKAVDGVSFAIKKGEVLGLVGESGSGKTTVGRTLLRLIEPTGGRIFFGGEDITELPKDRLRPYRRRMQIIFQDPFSSLNPRMTVGDIIAEPLIIHGLAKDPKERTERVAELLKLVGLSPDHMRRYPHEFSGGQRQRIGIARALAVAPEFIVADEPVSALDVSIQAQVVNLLQDLKEELGLTLLFIAHDLAVVEYISDRVAVMYLGKVMELASSRELYRNPKHPYTEALLSAVPIPDPTVKRERIVLQGDIPSPINPPSGCVFRTRCRYALPECAHTVPELKEVAPGHFKACIRDDIL; this is translated from the coding sequence ATGAAGGCGGACAACGTCCTCGTGGAGGTCAAGGACCTCCAAAAGCACTTCCCCATCCGGGGGGGCATCCTCTCCCGGGTGGTGGGGAGCGTGAAGGCGGTGGACGGGGTGTCCTTCGCCATCAAAAAGGGCGAGGTCCTGGGCCTGGTGGGGGAGTCGGGAAGCGGCAAGACCACCGTGGGCCGCACCCTTTTAAGGCTCATCGAGCCCACGGGGGGGCGGATCTTCTTCGGGGGGGAGGACATCACCGAGCTCCCCAAGGACAGGCTCCGCCCCTACCGCCGCCGCATGCAGATCATCTTCCAGGACCCCTTCAGCTCCCTTAACCCCCGGATGACCGTAGGGGACATCATCGCCGAGCCCCTCATCATCCACGGCCTGGCCAAGGACCCCAAGGAGCGCACCGAAAGGGTGGCGGAGCTTTTGAAGCTCGTGGGCCTTTCCCCCGACCACATGCGCCGCTACCCCCATGAGTTCTCCGGCGGGCAGCGCCAGCGCATCGGCATCGCCCGCGCCCTGGCGGTGGCCCCGGAGTTCATCGTGGCGGACGAGCCCGTCTCCGCCCTGGACGTCTCCATCCAGGCCCAGGTGGTGAACCTCCTCCAGGACCTCAAGGAGGAGCTCGGGCTCACCCTCCTCTTCATCGCCCACGACCTGGCGGTGGTGGAGTACATCTCCGACCGGGTGGCGGTGATGTACCTGGGGAAGGTCATGGAGCTGGCCTCCTCCCGGGAGCTCTACCGCAACCCCAAGCACCCCTACACCGAGGCCCTCCTCTCCGCGGTGCCCATCCCCGACCCCACGGTGAAGCGGGAGCGCATCGTCCTCCAGGGGGACATCCCCTCCCCCATCAACCCCCCCTCGGGGTGCGTCTTCCGCACCCGCTGCCGCTACGCCCTGCCCGAGTGCGCCCACACCGTACCCGAGCTCAAGGAGGTGGCCCCCGGGCACTTCAAGGCCTGCATCCGGGACGACATCCTCTAA
- a CDS encoding acetoin utilization AcuB family protein, which produces MLVKDVMKGPVLTVGPETTLEEAYRLLLERGIRHLPVVEGGRLVGIVTDRDIRLATSHLNPKGPCPGCTQVGEVMTKGVVTAHPLDPVEEAARVMRERKIGSLPVLEGEELVGIVTGIDLLDALLKLTGVTEPSGRLEVRLPDRVGELARLTGFLAGRGVNIHSLLSYPEDGDYVRAVVRVNTLETHLLAQALREAGFDVVWPPKKPW; this is translated from the coding sequence ATGCTGGTGAAGGACGTGATGAAGGGGCCGGTCCTCACCGTGGGGCCGGAAACCACCCTGGAGGAGGCCTACCGGCTTCTTTTGGAGCGGGGCATCCGCCACCTGCCCGTGGTGGAGGGGGGGAGGCTGGTGGGCATCGTCACCGACCGGGATATCCGCCTGGCCACCAGCCACCTGAACCCCAAGGGCCCCTGCCCGGGGTGCACCCAGGTGGGGGAGGTGATGACCAAGGGGGTGGTCACCGCCCACCCCCTGGACCCCGTGGAGGAGGCGGCCCGGGTCATGCGGGAGCGGAAGATCGGCTCCCTCCCGGTGCTGGAGGGGGAGGAGCTGGTGGGGATCGTCACCGGGATCGACCTCCTGGACGCCCTCCTCAAGCTCACGGGGGTCACGGAGCCCTCGGGGCGCCTCGAGGTCCGCCTCCCCGACCGGGTGGGGGAGCTCGCCCGGCTCACCGGCTTCCTGGCGGGGCGGGGGGTGAACATCCACTCCCTCCTCTCCTACCCCGAGGACGGGGACTACGTGCGGGCGGTGGTGCGGGTGAACACCCTGGAAACCCACCTCCTGGCCCAGGCCTTAAGGGAAGCGGGGTTTGACGTGGTCTGGCCGCCCAAGAAGCCATGGTGA
- a CDS encoding acetoin utilization protein AcuC has translation MVIYRDEYRLYNFGPTHPFSPLRLEMLTSLLEALGVWRPPLAPPEATREEVLTVHSERLVRRVEAASRGEKVADLEHYGLGTGDTPVFPGMDRAARILVGGTLEGARRMLAGEKRVLQLGGGLHHAQYDRASGFCVYNDLSVAIRHLTRAGLKVAYLDIDVHHGDGVQWIHYEEAEVLTLSLHESGRYLFPGTGHIHELGRGAGLGRKLNLPLEPFTEDGSYLEIFQALVPWALEAFRPDVLVVQAGADAHYQDPLADLLLTTRAYEALFRLILEYAEAYAGGRVLLTLGGGYSLDATVRVWTLLYHLFHGLPLPERLPEGWLRAWEERLGAPLTPTLHDPEGPYPEIPRRAEIAERNRLTLRRLLELAAPHLVD, from the coding sequence ATGGTGATCTACCGGGACGAGTACCGCCTCTACAACTTCGGCCCCACCCACCCCTTTAGCCCCCTGCGTCTGGAGATGCTCACCTCCCTCCTGGAGGCCCTAGGGGTGTGGCGCCCTCCCCTTGCGCCCCCGGAGGCCACCCGGGAGGAGGTCCTCACGGTCCACTCCGAGCGGCTGGTGCGGCGGGTGGAGGCGGCGAGCCGGGGGGAAAAGGTGGCGGACCTGGAGCACTACGGCCTGGGCACGGGGGACACCCCCGTCTTCCCCGGCATGGACCGGGCGGCCCGGATCCTGGTGGGGGGCACGTTGGAGGGGGCGAGGCGGATGTTGGCGGGGGAAAAGCGGGTGCTCCAGCTTGGAGGCGGCCTCCACCACGCCCAGTACGACCGGGCCTCGGGGTTTTGCGTCTACAACGACCTTTCCGTGGCCATCCGCCACCTCACCCGGGCGGGGCTAAAGGTGGCCTACCTGGATATAGACGTCCACCACGGGGACGGGGTGCAGTGGATCCACTACGAAGAGGCCGAGGTCCTCACCCTAAGCCTCCACGAGTCCGGCCGCTACCTCTTTCCCGGCACGGGGCACATCCACGAGCTCGGCCGGGGGGCGGGCCTGGGGCGGAAGCTCAACCTCCCCCTGGAGCCTTTTACCGAGGACGGGAGCTACCTGGAGATCTTCCAGGCCCTCGTCCCTTGGGCCCTAGAGGCCTTCCGGCCCGATGTGCTGGTGGTCCAGGCGGGGGCGGACGCCCATTACCAAGACCCCCTGGCGGACCTCCTCCTCACCACCCGGGCCTACGAGGCCCTCTTCCGCCTCATCCTGGAGTACGCGGAGGCCTACGCGGGGGGGAGGGTCCTCCTCACCCTGGGGGGCGGGTACAGCTTGGACGCCACGGTGCGGGTCTGGACCCTCCTCTACCACCTCTTCCACGGCCTGCCCCTCCCCGAACGCTTGCCGGAGGGTTGGCTTCGGGCGTGGGAGGAGCGGCTTGGGGCCCCCCTCACCCCCACCCTCCACGACCCCGAGGGCCCCTACCCGGAGATCCCCCGGAGGGCGGAGATCGCCGAGCGGAACCGCCTCACCCTGCGCCGCCTCCTGGAGCTTGCCGCGCCCCACCTGGTAGACTAG
- the ttuB gene encoding sulfur carrier protein TtuB yields the protein MRLILRLPERKELELSGGRPLRAILEEAGVNPETVVAIRNEELLTLEDWVGEGETVEVLSAISGG from the coding sequence ATGAGGCTGATCCTGCGCCTTCCCGAGCGCAAGGAGCTGGAGCTTTCCGGGGGGCGGCCCCTCAGGGCCATTTTGGAAGAGGCGGGGGTGAACCCCGAGACCGTGGTGGCCATCCGGAACGAGGAGCTCCTCACCCTCGAGGACTGGGTGGGGGAAGGGGAAACCGTGGAGGTCCTCTCCGCCATCTCGGGGGGCTAG
- the ttuA gene encoding tRNA-5-methyluridine(54) 2-sulfurtransferase yields MRCKFCEAKAQVELRGRGLALCREHYLEWFLKETERAIRRHRMLSPGERVLVAVSGGKDSLALWDVLHRLGYQAVGLHLELGIGAYSERSLEVTRRFAEERGLPLLVVDLKGAFGFGVPELAELSGRVACSACGLSKRYIINQVAVEEGFRVVATGHNLDDEAAVLFGNLLNPQEDALVRQGPVLPEKPGLAARIKPFYRFSEREVLSYTLLRGIPFLHEECPNAKGAKSLLYKEALNLVEKNLPGAKLRFLEGFLDKIQPYLKGEDPPLRECERCGYPTTGAVCSFCRMWDAVYRRAKKRRLLPEEAQFRPKVEPSRVGP; encoded by the coding sequence GTGCGCTGCAAGTTCTGCGAGGCCAAGGCCCAGGTGGAGCTAAGGGGGCGGGGGCTTGCCCTCTGCCGGGAGCACTACCTGGAGTGGTTCCTTAAGGAAACGGAGCGGGCCATCCGCCGCCACCGGATGCTAAGCCCTGGGGAGAGGGTCCTGGTGGCGGTCTCGGGGGGGAAGGACTCCCTGGCCCTTTGGGACGTCCTCCACCGGCTGGGCTACCAGGCGGTGGGGCTCCACCTGGAGCTTGGGATTGGGGCGTACTCCGAAAGGAGCCTCGAGGTCACCCGCCGCTTCGCGGAGGAAAGGGGCCTCCCCCTCCTGGTGGTGGACCTCAAGGGGGCCTTCGGCTTCGGGGTGCCGGAGCTGGCGGAGCTTTCGGGGCGGGTGGCCTGCTCCGCCTGCGGGCTTTCCAAGCGCTACATCATCAACCAGGTGGCCGTGGAGGAGGGCTTCCGGGTGGTGGCCACGGGCCACAACCTGGACGACGAGGCCGCGGTCCTCTTCGGAAACCTCCTGAACCCCCAGGAGGACGCCTTGGTGCGCCAGGGGCCCGTCCTGCCCGAAAAGCCCGGCCTCGCCGCCCGCATCAAGCCCTTCTACCGCTTCTCCGAGCGGGAGGTCCTCTCCTACACCCTCCTAAGGGGCATCCCCTTCCTGCACGAGGAGTGCCCCAACGCCAAGGGGGCGAAGAGCCTCCTCTACAAGGAGGCCCTGAACCTGGTGGAGAAGAACCTCCCCGGGGCCAAGCTCCGCTTCCTGGAGGGTTTCCTGGACAAAATCCAGCCCTACTTGAAAGGGGAGGACCCCCCCTTACGGGAGTGCGAGCGCTGCGGCTACCCCACCACGGGGGCGGTCTGCTCCTTCTGCCGCATGTGGGACGCGGTCTATAGGCGGGCCAAGAAGCGCCGCCTCCTCCCCGAGGAGGCCCAGTTCCGCCCGAAGGTGGAGCCCAGCCGTGTGGGGCCTTAG
- a CDS encoding DUF1653 domain-containing protein, producing the protein MWGLRPGVYRHYKGGLYRVLFLARHSETEEEMVVYQALYGEKGYWVRPLALFLAPVWVEGRAVPRFQWVGEEPFHPGV; encoded by the coding sequence GTGTGGGGCCTTAGGCCGGGGGTGTACCGCCACTACAAGGGGGGGCTTTACCGGGTCCTCTTCCTGGCCCGCCACTCGGAAACGGAGGAGGAGATGGTGGTCTACCAGGCCCTCTACGGGGAGAAGGGGTACTGGGTCCGCCCCCTGGCCCTCTTCCTGGCCCCCGTCTGGGTGGAGGGGCGGGCGGTGCCCCGCTTCCAGTGGGTGGGGGAGGAGCCCTTCCACCCCGGGGTGTAG
- a CDS encoding alpha-amylase family glycosyl hydrolase, translating into MWWKEAVIYQIYPRSFQDANGDGIGDLEGIRRRLPYLKGLGVDALWLSPFYKSPMKDFGYDVADYCDVDPIFGTLEDFRRLLEEAHRLGLRVLIDLVPNHTSDQHPWFLESRSSRDNPKRDWYVWADPAPHGGPPNNWQSFFGGPAWTFDERTGQYYLHQFLPEQPDLNWRNPEVRAAIHEVMRFWLRLGVDGFRVDTLWLLAEDLLLRDEPGNPDWRPGMWDRGRHLHIHMEDQPETHAYVREMRYVLDEFSEAGRERVMVGEIYLPFPQLVRYYQAGCHLPFNFHLIFRGLVDWRPENIARIVEEYESLLTPWDWPNWVLGNHDQPRVASRIGEAQARVAAVLLFTLRGTPTWYYGDELGMVNGEIPWEKVQDPAALRQRGRKGEHGLPPGRDPCRTPMQWDASPYAGFSTAEPWLPVNPDYPTRNVALEEQDPRSMLNLVKRLIALRKDKELLYGAYRTHRAEGGVYAYLRGEGWLVALNFTDKERALDLPRGGRVVLSTHLDREEGVGGRLLLRPHEGVVLRLD; encoded by the coding sequence ATGTGGTGGAAAGAGGCGGTGATCTACCAGATCTACCCCCGGAGCTTCCAGGACGCCAACGGGGACGGCATCGGGGACCTGGAGGGGATTAGGAGGCGGCTTCCCTACCTCAAGGGCTTGGGGGTGGACGCCCTCTGGCTTTCCCCCTTCTACAAAAGCCCCATGAAGGACTTCGGCTACGACGTGGCCGACTACTGCGACGTGGACCCCATCTTCGGGACCCTGGAGGACTTTAGGCGCCTTCTGGAGGAGGCCCACCGCTTAGGGCTTCGGGTCCTCATTGACCTCGTCCCCAACCACACCTCGGACCAGCACCCCTGGTTTTTGGAGTCCCGGTCCTCCCGGGACAATCCCAAGCGGGACTGGTACGTCTGGGCCGACCCCGCGCCCCATGGCGGCCCCCCCAACAACTGGCAGAGCTTCTTCGGCGGCCCCGCCTGGACCTTTGACGAAAGGACGGGCCAGTACTACCTCCACCAGTTCCTCCCCGAGCAGCCCGACCTCAACTGGCGCAACCCCGAGGTGCGGGCGGCCATCCACGAGGTCATGCGCTTCTGGCTAAGGCTTGGGGTGGACGGGTTCCGGGTGGACACCCTCTGGCTTCTCGCCGAGGACCTCCTCCTCCGGGACGAGCCCGGCAACCCCGACTGGCGCCCGGGGATGTGGGACCGGGGCCGCCACCTCCATATTCACATGGAGGACCAGCCCGAAACCCACGCCTACGTGCGGGAGATGCGCTACGTCCTGGACGAGTTCTCGGAAGCGGGGCGGGAGCGGGTCATGGTGGGGGAGATCTACCTCCCCTTCCCCCAGCTGGTGCGCTACTACCAGGCGGGCTGCCACCTGCCCTTTAACTTCCACCTCATCTTCCGGGGCCTCGTGGACTGGCGGCCCGAGAACATCGCCCGCATCGTGGAGGAGTACGAGAGCCTCCTCACCCCCTGGGACTGGCCCAACTGGGTCCTGGGGAACCACGACCAACCCCGGGTGGCCTCGAGGATCGGCGAGGCCCAGGCCCGGGTGGCGGCGGTCCTCCTCTTCACCCTAAGGGGCACCCCCACCTGGTACTACGGGGACGAGCTCGGGATGGTGAACGGGGAGATCCCCTGGGAGAAGGTGCAGGACCCCGCGGCCCTTAGGCAACGGGGCCGGAAAGGGGAGCACGGCCTCCCCCCGGGCCGCGACCCCTGCCGCACCCCCATGCAGTGGGACGCCTCCCCCTATGCGGGCTTTTCCACCGCCGAGCCCTGGCTTCCCGTAAACCCCGACTACCCCACGCGGAACGTGGCCCTAGAGGAGCAAGACCCCCGCTCCATGCTGAACCTGGTGAAGCGCCTCATCGCCCTGAGGAAGGACAAAGAGCTCCTCTACGGGGCCTACCGCACCCACCGGGCGGAAGGGGGGGTCTACGCCTACCTCCGGGGGGAGGGGTGGCTCGTGGCCCTCAACTTCACGGACAAGGAAAGGGCCCTGGACCTGCCCAGGGGGGGGCGGGTGGTCCTCTCCACCCACCTGGACCGGGAGGAGGGGGTGGGGGGGAGGCTCCTCTTGAGGCCCCACGAGGGGGTGGTCCTCCGCCTAGACTGA
- a CDS encoding class I SAM-dependent methyltransferase, whose translation MEDPFAPLAEAYEAWYETPLGAYVIGEEERALRALLPPGESLLEVGAGTGWWLRRLPYPRRVGLEASPAMLRVGRARTPEAEWVLGRAEALPFPEGSFDVVLLFTVLEFVEDVERALEEARRVLRPGGALVVGVLEALSPWAALYRRLSERGVPPWAQARFLAREDLQALLGPPVAEGEAVFLAPEAHPPFPEADRAGRRAGNRPALYLGRW comes from the coding sequence GTGGAGGACCCCTTCGCCCCCCTGGCGGAGGCCTACGAGGCCTGGTACGAGACCCCCCTGGGGGCCTACGTCATCGGCGAGGAGGAAAGGGCCTTAAGGGCCCTCCTTCCCCCGGGGGAAAGCCTCCTGGAGGTGGGGGCGGGCACGGGCTGGTGGCTCCGGCGCCTCCCCTACCCCAGGAGGGTGGGCCTCGAGGCCTCCCCGGCCATGCTCCGGGTGGGGAGGGCGCGGACCCCCGAGGCGGAGTGGGTCCTGGGGCGGGCCGAGGCCCTGCCTTTTCCTGAGGGCAGCTTTGACGTGGTCCTCCTCTTCACGGTGCTGGAGTTCGTGGAGGACGTGGAGAGGGCCTTGGAGGAGGCCAGGCGGGTCCTGAGGCCGGGCGGGGCCCTGGTGGTGGGGGTCCTGGAGGCCCTCTCCCCCTGGGCGGCCCTTTACCGGAGGCTTTCGGAAAGGGGCGTGCCCCCTTGGGCCCAGGCCCGCTTCCTCGCCCGGGAGGACCTCCAGGCCCTTCTGGGGCCTCCGGTGGCCGAAGGGGAGGCGGTCTTCCTGGCCCCCGAGGCCCACCCCCCCTTCCCGGAGGCGGACCGGGCGGGCCGGAGGGCGGGGAACCGCCCCGCCCTATACTTGGGGAGATGGTGA
- a CDS encoding YkoF family thiamine/hydroxymethylpyrimidine-binding protein, with the protein MVKALFALYPLLQGDYKAVEKALEALGKAGVDHRVLPTHTELWGEAEAVFRALRAAYEEAAGEGALVLWALLTNACEAQDPFRRPDRLRRFNPLGVARKALEGLQAKSVLDIGTGTGVFAGAFQELGLFTVGLDPRADRLEVARAKVPGARFVEGRAEALPFPDGSFDLAFFGLALHHLDPIPALREAARVARRVAVLEWPYREEEVGPPLARRLSPEALRALFREALGGEPRLFLEEEYTLALYGA; encoded by the coding sequence ATGGTGAAGGCCCTCTTCGCCCTCTACCCCCTCCTCCAGGGGGACTACAAGGCGGTGGAAAAGGCCCTGGAGGCCCTGGGGAAGGCGGGGGTGGACCACCGGGTCCTCCCCACCCATACGGAGCTTTGGGGAGAGGCGGAGGCCGTCTTCCGGGCGTTGCGGGCGGCCTACGAGGAAGCGGCCGGGGAAGGGGCTTTGGTGCTCTGGGCCCTCCTCACCAACGCCTGCGAGGCCCAAGACCCCTTCCGCAGGCCGGACCGGCTTCGGCGCTTTAACCCCCTGGGGGTGGCGAGGAAGGCCCTGGAGGGGTTGCAGGCCAAAAGCGTCCTGGACATCGGCACCGGCACCGGGGTCTTCGCCGGGGCCTTCCAGGAGCTCGGCCTTTTCACCGTGGGCCTGGACCCCCGGGCGGACCGGCTGGAGGTGGCCCGGGCCAAGGTCCCCGGGGCCCGGTTTGTGGAGGGGCGGGCGGAGGCCCTTCCCTTCCCCGACGGGAGTTTTGACCTGGCCTTCTTCGGCCTGGCCCTCCACCACCTGGACCCCATCCCCGCCCTGCGGGAAGCGGCCCGGGTGGCCCGGCGGGTGGCCGTCTTGGAGTGGCCCTACCGGGAGGAGGAGGTGGGCCCGCCCCTTGCCCGCCGGCTTTCCCCCGAGGCCTTAAGGGCCCTCTTCCGGGAGGCCTTGGGGGGGGAACCCCGCCTCTTCCTGGAGGAGGAGTACACCCTGGCCCTGTACGGGGCATAA